In Gemmatimonadales bacterium, one genomic interval encodes:
- the der gene encoding ribosome biogenesis GTPase Der, whose protein sequence is MRAATVAVIGRPNVGKSTLFNRLVGGRTAIVDDRPGSTRDRHFGKAEWNGRGFWLVDTGGLLPSSDEPMDAAIRDQVGLAVDSADVVLFLVDVETGPTPGDQEIAEYVRSRGKPVVLVVNKADELAGEQRHLGFYELGIGDPFPVSAATGKGTGDLLDIIVEALPPAPPPAAEDEIAVAVIGRPNVGKSSLVNRLLGEERLIVADQPGTTRDAIDTPMRYNGRVLNFVDTAGLRRRGKIDEAVEFYALLRAQRAIERADVCVIVVDASSGLHTMDIKIAAQAWEAGTGLVFAVNKWDLVEKDQNTADAGRKVATERAPFLDDVPFIYLSALTGMRAQKVLEAVVQAADARRQRIQTAEVNRVLRELVARRQPPQAGGSEVKLLYGSQIGTEPPTFAIVSSRPDEIPDQYRRFILNGFREHFGFLGAPIRLRFTGRRRSRAHG, encoded by the coding sequence ATGAGAGCCGCAACGGTCGCCGTCATCGGCCGCCCCAACGTCGGGAAGTCCACGCTGTTCAATCGGCTCGTGGGCGGGCGCACGGCCATCGTGGATGACCGTCCCGGCTCGACCCGCGACCGCCACTTCGGCAAGGCTGAGTGGAACGGCCGCGGCTTCTGGCTGGTGGACACCGGCGGGCTGCTCCCCTCCTCCGACGAGCCGATGGACGCGGCCATACGCGACCAGGTCGGGCTCGCGGTGGACTCCGCCGACGTCGTCCTCTTCCTGGTGGACGTGGAGACCGGCCCCACGCCGGGTGATCAGGAGATCGCCGAGTACGTGCGTTCTCGCGGCAAGCCGGTGGTCCTGGTCGTGAACAAGGCGGACGAGCTGGCCGGCGAGCAGCGGCACCTGGGGTTCTACGAGCTGGGGATCGGTGATCCGTTCCCCGTGTCGGCCGCGACGGGGAAGGGAACGGGTGACCTCCTCGACATCATCGTCGAGGCGCTGCCGCCGGCGCCGCCGCCCGCGGCGGAGGACGAGATCGCCGTCGCCGTCATCGGGCGCCCCAACGTCGGGAAGTCGAGCCTCGTGAACCGTCTGCTCGGCGAGGAGCGGCTCATCGTCGCCGACCAGCCGGGAACTACGCGCGACGCCATCGACACGCCGATGCGCTACAACGGGCGCGTCCTCAACTTCGTGGACACCGCCGGTCTCAGGCGTCGCGGCAAGATCGACGAGGCGGTCGAGTTCTACGCCCTGCTGCGGGCCCAGCGCGCCATCGAGCGCGCCGACGTCTGCGTCATCGTGGTGGATGCGTCGAGCGGGCTCCACACGATGGACATCAAGATCGCCGCGCAGGCGTGGGAGGCGGGGACCGGGCTGGTCTTCGCCGTGAACAAGTGGGACCTCGTCGAGAAGGACCAGAACACCGCCGATGCCGGCCGCAAGGTCGCGACCGAACGGGCGCCGTTCCTCGACGACGTGCCGTTCATCTACCTCTCGGCCCTGACGGGCATGCGGGCGCAGAAGGTGCTGGAAGCCGTAGTGCAGGCCGCCGACGCGCGCCGCCAGCGGATCCAGACCGCCGAGGTCAACCGCGTGCTGCGCGAGCTGGTCGCCCGGCGGCAGCCGCCGCAGGCGGGCGGCTCCGAGGTGAAGCTCTTGTACGGCTCGCAGATAGGAACCGAGCCTCCGACGTTCGCGATCGTGAGCAGCCGCCCGGACGAGATCCCGGACCAGTATCGCCGTTTCATCCTCAACGGTTTCCGGGAGCACTTCGGCTTCCTCGGCGCGCCGATCCGCCTACGCTTCACCGGCCGCCGGCGCTCGAGAGCGCACGGATGA
- a CDS encoding DUF512 domain-containing protein, with amino-acid sequence MLRVSSVAPDSLASELGLGPGDELLAINGRELVDFLDWEFLAADEAFLLRTRSAAGEEIEFDIERPEGLPLGVTLEPPKIRRCANRCDFCFVDGNPESARKTLFVRDDDYRLSFRHGNFATLSNLRDKDVRRIMEYRLSPLYVSVHSTDAEVRRLLLRNPKAPAILEQLAMFAAGGIQFHAQIVLVPGANDGPVLERSLRDLYAMGDAILTVSIVPVALTAFSRNGLVRSPAEAEGRAAIEVLRSWERKGRGERGEGWVYGSDELYMLAGMPFPPAESYDGFPQVENGVGAVRYLEGLIAAETGALPDLTGQRVLVCTGAAMGTLMPSILPALEQATGAKFELAVLENTYFGPTVSTAGLLGGEDFRRALAGRVDCALALLPAESVNEDGLFVDDVPLDAIAGTAPMPVLLSYHFTDALAGVPAR; translated from the coding sequence GTGCTGCGCGTTTCATCCGTCGCTCCAGACTCGCTGGCGTCCGAGCTCGGTCTCGGGCCGGGCGACGAGCTGCTGGCCATCAACGGCCGCGAGCTGGTGGACTTCCTCGACTGGGAGTTCCTAGCCGCCGACGAGGCCTTCCTGCTCCGCACCCGCTCGGCGGCCGGTGAGGAGATAGAGTTCGACATCGAGCGCCCCGAAGGGCTTCCCCTCGGCGTCACGCTCGAACCGCCCAAGATCCGCCGTTGCGCCAACCGCTGCGACTTCTGCTTCGTGGACGGCAACCCCGAGAGTGCGCGCAAGACGCTCTTCGTCCGCGACGACGACTACCGCCTCTCGTTCCGGCACGGGAACTTCGCGACGCTGTCGAACCTGAGGGACAAGGACGTGCGGCGAATCATGGAGTACCGGCTCTCGCCGCTGTACGTGTCGGTGCATTCCACCGACGCCGAGGTCAGGCGGCTGCTGCTGCGCAATCCGAAGGCTCCCGCCATCCTCGAGCAGCTCGCGATGTTCGCCGCGGGCGGCATCCAGTTCCATGCCCAGATCGTGCTGGTCCCCGGCGCCAACGACGGGCCGGTGCTCGAGCGATCGCTTCGAGATCTCTACGCGATGGGCGATGCCATCCTCACGGTGTCCATCGTGCCGGTCGCGCTGACGGCGTTCTCGAGGAACGGGCTGGTGCGGAGCCCCGCCGAGGCAGAGGGCCGGGCCGCCATAGAAGTGTTGCGTAGCTGGGAGAGGAAGGGGAGAGGGGAGAGGGGAGAGGGATGGGTGTATGGCTCGGACGAGCTGTACATGCTCGCCGGGATGCCGTTCCCGCCCGCCGAGTCCTACGACGGATTCCCGCAGGTGGAGAACGGGGTCGGGGCCGTGCGCTATCTGGAGGGACTCATCGCGGCGGAAACCGGCGCGCTGCCGGACCTGACCGGGCAGCGCGTGCTGGTGTGCACCGGCGCGGCGATGGGCACCCTCATGCCGTCCATCCTTCCTGCGCTCGAGCAGGCGACGGGTGCGAAGTTCGAGCTCGCCGTGCTGGAGAACACCTACTTCGGCCCTACGGTCTCGACGGCGGGATTGCTGGGGGGCGAGGATTTCCGCCGCGCGCTCGCGGGCCGGGTCGATTGCGCCCTGGCCTTGCTGCCGGCGGAGTCCGTGAACGAGGACGGATTGTTCGTGGACGATGTCCCTCTCGATGCGATAGCCGGCACGGCCCCGATGCCGGTGCTGCTCTCGTACCACTTCACGGATGCCTTGGCGGGAGTGCCGGCACGATGA
- a CDS encoding tetratricopeptide repeat protein, which produces MLRLMVPALALGLVAGPAAAQQAAPQPQCRLNYRSNFRLNGAQQYLDQVQRTRFEDDRQRHLANSMRVLTEAAQAGNADQLTLWYFFGQTYLAKHDLPGADSSFRKVEALGDADCRRAVDRLRRNEYVPIQNLAVEQIQGQHYDSALALLRRAHVIYRSEPNSFANMASIFSQQDATDSAVAYYRRAAAAGDDPRRDGLRTTSLFNAARLLHLANRFAAADSAYREYLRRKPRDMEALTSLASVLSSLSRTEEAAAIYDSILAHPDSLGSFELFETGVALFRQNRYQIAAQAFQLGLQKNPLHRDALFNLANTYVAGNDTARALPAAKRLVAVDSMNRSSIRLLAAAYQRVGAGARTQDSILRARRDTSAARFRRIYNAYADSTLRQLQRQDSLPWEISVQRFEPRDSTATLRGVIQNLQSRQQRAFVFVLEFVDSTGAVIAHENVEIPDLSALGQPGNQYDFNIIASGRGILAYRYRTN; this is translated from the coding sequence TGGTGCCAGCCTTGGCGCTCGGTCTCGTGGCAGGCCCGGCCGCGGCCCAACAGGCCGCGCCGCAGCCCCAATGCCGTTTGAACTATCGAAGCAATTTCCGGCTGAACGGAGCCCAGCAGTACCTGGATCAGGTGCAGCGCACCCGTTTCGAGGACGATCGCCAGCGGCACCTCGCCAACTCGATGCGGGTGCTGACGGAAGCAGCCCAGGCGGGCAACGCGGATCAGTTGACCCTCTGGTACTTCTTCGGCCAGACCTACCTCGCCAAGCACGACCTTCCCGGCGCCGACTCGTCGTTCCGCAAGGTCGAGGCACTGGGTGACGCGGACTGCCGGCGCGCCGTCGACCGGCTCCGACGCAACGAGTACGTGCCCATCCAGAACCTCGCGGTAGAGCAGATCCAGGGGCAGCACTACGACTCGGCGCTGGCGCTGCTCCGGCGTGCGCACGTCATCTATCGGTCGGAGCCCAACAGCTTCGCGAACATGGCCAGCATCTTCTCGCAGCAGGACGCCACGGACAGCGCGGTGGCCTACTACCGCAGGGCCGCGGCCGCCGGGGATGACCCGCGTCGCGACGGGCTGCGGACCACCTCGCTCTTCAACGCGGCGCGGCTTCTGCACCTGGCCAATCGGTTCGCGGCGGCGGACTCGGCGTATCGGGAATACCTGCGCCGGAAGCCACGTGACATGGAGGCGCTGACCAGCCTGGCGTCGGTGCTGTCGAGCCTCAGCCGGACCGAGGAGGCGGCCGCGATCTACGACTCGATCCTGGCCCACCCCGATTCGCTCGGCTCGTTCGAGCTGTTCGAGACCGGAGTGGCGCTTTTCCGGCAGAACCGGTATCAGATCGCGGCGCAGGCGTTCCAACTGGGGCTTCAGAAGAACCCGCTCCACCGCGATGCGCTCTTCAACCTGGCGAACACCTACGTCGCGGGGAACGACACGGCGCGGGCCCTGCCCGCGGCGAAACGGCTGGTCGCCGTGGATTCGATGAATCGCAGCTCGATTCGTCTCCTCGCGGCGGCGTATCAGAGGGTCGGCGCGGGGGCCCGCACCCAGGACTCGATCCTGCGCGCGCGGCGCGATACCTCCGCCGCCAGGTTCCGCCGCATCTACAATGCCTACGCGGACTCGACGCTGCGTCAGCTGCAGCGCCAGGATTCGTTGCCGTGGGAGATCTCGGTGCAGCGCTTCGAGCCGCGCGACAGCACCGCGACGCTCCGGGGCGTCATCCAGAACCTCCAGTCCCGCCAGCAGCGCGCGTTCGTGTTCGTCCTGGAGTTCGTGGACAGCACCGGCGCGGTGATCGCGCACGAGAACGTCGAGATCCCCGATCTCTCTGCGCTGGGGCAGCCGGGGAACCAGTATGATTTCAACATCATCGCAAGCGGGCGGGGCATCCTCGCCTACCGGTACAGGACCAATTGA